Proteins from a genomic interval of Thunnus thynnus chromosome 5, fThuThy2.1, whole genome shotgun sequence:
- the pnp6 gene encoding purine nucleoside phosphorylase 6, whose product MEAASSSSSRCSYTYEEYKETADWLLAHTAQRPKVAIICGSGLGGLADLLDDKTVFPYKDIPRFPTSTVPGHIGQLVFGKLQGRECVCMQGRFHFYEGYNINTVTYPVRVFYLLGVETLIVTNAAGGLNGSYDVGDIMLIKDHINMPGFAGQNPLCGHNDDRFGVRFPCMSDAYERDLRALAKKTAEEQDCGSFLQEGVYCMLAGPTYETIAECKVLQTLGADAVGMSTVPEVVVARHCGLRVLGLSLITNKVVTDYDSSEKANHEEVLRTTQRRTQDLQRLVSNLITKI is encoded by the exons ATGGAAGCGgcgtcctcctcctccagtcgGTGCAG CTACACTTATGAAGAGTACAAGGAGACAGCAGACTGGCTGCTGGCCCACACAGCGCAGCGTCCTAAAGTGGCCATCATTTGTGGTTCAGGCCTGGGTGGGCTGGCTGATCTGCTGGATGACAAAACTGTGTTCCCTTATAAGGACATCCCACGTTTCCCGACTAGCACTG TGCCAGGCCATATTGGTCAGCTGGTGTTCGGAAAGCTGCAGGGTcgtgagtgtgtttgcatgcaggGACGATTCCACTTCTATGAGGGCTATAACATAAACACG GTGACATACCCAGTGCGAGTCTTCTACCTGCTGGGCGTGGAAACTCTGATTGTGACAAATGCAGCGGGGGGACTCAATGGCAGCTACGATGTGGGTGACATCATGCTCATTAAGGATCACATCAACATGCCAGGCTTTGCAGGGCAGAACCCGCTGTGTGGGCACAATGATGACAG GTTTGGAGTGCGTTTCCCTTGCATGTCGGATGCATATGAGCGTGATCTGAGGGCTCTGGCCaagaaaacagcagaggagCAGGACTGCGGTAGCTTCCTGCAGGAAGGGGTTTACTGCATGCTGGCTGGACCAACATACGAGACCATTGCAGAATGCAAAGTCCTGCAGACGCTGGGGGCTGATGCTGTGG GTATGAGCACAGTCCCAGAGGTGGTGGTGGCTCGTCACTGTGGCTTGCGTGTCTTGGGTCTGTCGCTCATTACCAACAAGGTCGTGACAGATTATGACAGCAGTGAGAAAGCAAACCATGAGGAGGTGCTGAGGACCACCCAACGCCGAACCCAGGACCTCCAGAGGCTTGTCAGCAACCTCATCACTAAGATCTAG